In Carya illinoinensis cultivar Pawnee chromosome 10, C.illinoinensisPawnee_v1, whole genome shotgun sequence, one DNA window encodes the following:
- the LOC122280120 gene encoding 60S ribosomal protein L32-1-like: MAVPLLTKKIVKKRVKKFKRPQSDRKISVKTNWRRPKGIDSRVRRKFKGCTLMPNVGYGSDKKTRHYLPNGFKKFVVHNVKELELLMMHNRTYCAEIAHNVSTRKRKEIVERAAQLDVVVTNKLARLRSQEDE, from the exons ATGGCGGTGCCGTTGCTTACAAAGAAGATCGTGAAGAAGCGGGTCAAGAAGTTTAAGAGGCCCCAGAGCGACCGCAAGATCTCTGTCAAG ACAAACTGGCGCAGGCCAAAGGGTATTGATTCTCGTGTGAGAAGAAAGTTTAAAGGATGCACGCTGATGCCCAATGTCGGCTATGGTTCAGACAAGAAGACTCGTCATTATCTACCCAATGGCTTCAAGAAATTTGTTGTGCACAATGTCAAGGAGCTAGAGCTGCTGATGATGCACAACAG GACGTATTGTGCTGAGATTGCACACAATGTCTCCACAAGGAAGAGGAAAGAAATTGTGGAGAGAGCCGCCCAACTTGATGTTGTTGTGACCAACAAGCTTGCTAGGTTGCGCAGCCAGGAAGATGAATGA